Within Metabacillus schmidteae, the genomic segment TATTCTTTTATCACATCAGCGTATTCAAGCAGCAACGGCTCATTTAATCCAGCAATATCCACAGATAACAACTTGTATGATAGGCGGCGACCATTCGACAACGGCTTGTGCCGTTCGCGGGATTAAAGAAGCTCTTGCTGGTGAAACCATTGGAATTTTACAGCTCGATACACATCTTGATGTAAGGGATCCGAAAGAATTAGGACCAGCAAATGGAACGCCAATCCGCCAATTAATCGATGGCAAAACGGTCAAAGGGGAGAATGTCATCAATATTGGATTGCATGGCTATTATAATGCAAAGCCGCTTATTGACTATGCGAAAGAAAACAAGATTAATATGGTGACATTAAAGCAAGCTCGCAGGCAGGGTCTTATTTCTACGATTCAAGGAGCTCTTGAGCAATTGTCAGCAAAAGTGGACCGGATTTACGTCACAGTAGATATGGATGTGCTCGATATTTCCGTTGCACCAGGTGTACCGGCGTCCACCCCGGGCGGTATGACCGCGATTGAATTGTTTGATAGTTTATTTGAAATCGGCAAGCATCCGGCTGTACGGCATATTGATTTTGTTTGTTTGGATCCCAGCAAAGATTCGGCAGTTGCTGAAACGGTTAAGATCGGGGTGTATGCATGGCTGCAATTTATTACGGGGCGGGTCAGGGGGACAGGTTCCTAGTCCCAGTTTTCAGGTACAGGGCGTATTTTACAGCATAGATAGATTTTTAGCCTAATTCTGCAATGAAGGGGTTGAACTTGAGATGGAGATAAAACAAGACATGCAAGAGCAAACAACTTTACCAAAAAACTACGGACCTGCACCAATGTGGAAGTTCTTTGTCTATAGCTTTATCGGTGCGTTTATTTTCTTCGTCCCTATAACAATTGGTGAGAAAAATTCGATTATGCTTGATCATATTGTCTCGTTTATTCAGCTGCACACCGCACCAGTTTTACCGTATTATGCGTTGGTTGTTATTGCAGCAGGTGCTATCTATCCATTCGTATCAGGAACTTGGAAAAAATCAACAGTAAACCTTATTTTTTCTATTTTTAAGGTGCTTGGTTTATTTGTAGGAACGATGCTCGTGTTCAACTTTGGACCTGCTTGGTTATTTGCCCCTAGTATGGGACCATTTTTATTCGAGAAATTGGTTGTTCCTGTTGGATTACTTGTACCGATAGGAGCCGTTTTCCTATCGCTTTTAGTAGGTTATGGCTTACTCGAATTTATTGGTGTATTAACACAGGTCATCATGCGTCCGATTTGGAAGACCCCAGGTAGATCAGCGATTGATGCTGTCGCCTCATTTGTCGGAAGCTATTCGATCGGTCTTCTCATTACAAATCGAGTATACAAAGAAGGGAAATACAGTGCGAAGGAAGCGGCGATCATTGCCACAGGTTTCTCAACGGTTTCGGCTACGTTTATGGTCATTGTTGCCAAAACACTCGGTTTGATGGAAATGTGGAATATGTATTTTTGGCTGACACTTATTGTTACGTTTCTTGTAACCGCAATCACAGTTCGTATTTGGCCATTATCTAGCATGAAAGATGAGTACTATGAAGGGGCAGCTCCCCAGCCGGAAGCGAAAATCAGCGGTAATCTTTTTGCTAAGGCCTGGGATGAAGCGAAGGTAACGGTATCTAATTCACCGCGCTTACTTTACAACATTTGGATCAATATAAAAGACGGTTTTCTAATGGCTATGGCGATTCTTCCATCGATTTTATCGATAGGATTACTTGGCTTAGTATTAGCAGAATTTACACCGGTATTTGATTGGATCGGCTACATTTTTTATCCGTTTACAGCGTTACTTCAATTACCGGAACCAATGCTTGTTGCCAAAGCAAGTGCTCTTAGTATTGCAGAAATGTTTTTGCCTGCTCTATTAGTAACAGAATCTGTGATCGTCGTGAAATTTGTTATAGCAGTCGTTTCTGTATCAGCCATTATCTTTTTCTCAGCGCTTGTACCATGTATTGTTTCGACAGACATCCCAATTTCGATTTCAAAGCTGATCATTATTTGGATTGAACGCGTAATTCTTACACTCATTATCGTGACACCGCTAGCGTATTTATTACTTTAGTAAGAAAAAGGGGCTTTCTATCACGGAAACGCCCCTTTCCTATGGGACTTTATCTATTTTTTCATAAAACAACTTATAAAATAAGAGGTGTAGAGCATGAAAGTGTCAACCCCTGTAAAGCGTGATCAAGTTCAAAAGCCAGTACATAAACAAAGTGAATCAGTGGATCTATTAACCTCAACTCAATCGATTATAAAAGATGCGGTGCAAAAGTTAGGGTTTTCTAGGGAGATGTATGAGTTATTAAAAGAACCGCTCAGAATGATCACAGTACGAATCCCAGTGCGAATGGATGACGGTTCAATTAAGATTTTTACAGGTTACCGCTCTCAACATAATGATGCAGTAGGTCCAACGAAAGGCGGTGTTCGTTTCCATCCTGAAGTCAATGAGGAAGAGGTAAAAGCACTGTCGATTTGGATGAGTCTAAAGTGCGGGATTACAAATATACCTTATGGAGGCGGCAAGGGTGGGATTATTTGTGACCCAAGGAATATGTCGTTTGGCGAGCTTGAGCGGTTAAGTCGCGGATATGTCCGTGCTATTAGCCAAATCGTAGGCTCGACCAAGGATATCCCTGCACCTGATGTCTATACAAACTCGCAAATTATGGCATGGATGATGGACGAGTACAGCCGCCTGAGGGAATTCGATTCACCCGGCTTTATAACAGGGAAACCACTTGTTTTAGGTGGCTCACAAGGCCGTGAAACAGCAACCGCGCGCGGGGTAACCATTTGCATTGAAGAAGCTGTCAAGAAAAAAGGCATTGATTTAGAAGGTGCGCGTATCATCGTACAAGGCTTTGGGAATGCGGGGAGTTTTCTGGCCAAGTTCATGCACAATGCCGGCGCAAAAGTAATCGGAATCTCAGATGCACATGGGGCACTCTATGATCAAAAAGGGCTTGATATCGATTATTTGCTGGACCGACGTGATAGCTTTGGTACCGTCACAACCTTATTTAAAGATGTCATGACAAACAAAGAATTACTCGAAAAAGAGTGTGACATCCTTGTACCAGCTGCCATCTCAAACCAAATTACCGCACAAAATGCGCCACATATTAAAGCTTCGATTGTGGTAGAAGCAGCGAACGGACCAACAACGATTGAAGCTACGAAAATATTAAATGATAGAGGCGTGCTCCTTGTGCCTGATATTTTAGCTAGTGCAGGTGGGGTCACCGTTTCTTACTTTGAATGGGTGCAAAATAATCAAGGCTATTATTGGTCAGAGGAAGAAGTTGCCGATAAATTGCGGAAAGTCATGGTCGATTCTTTTGAAAATATCTATCAAATGTCACAAAGGCATCAAGTTGACATGCGTTTAGCTGCATATATGGTTGGTATAAGAAAACACGCCGAAGCGTCGCATTTCCGAGGCTGGGTGTAGGGAGTCCGATGTTATCAAGACCTAAATTGTAAAAATTCATAAAAACTAAAGGGTGATACATATTAGACATGTTTAATATGTATCACCCTTTAACTTCTTGTTTGACTAAAGTTTGTTTATATTCAGCAGCCCCTCTTTAGATATTCATTCCATTGTCTTGCACGTAATCTTTTATTATACTTCTCTTAGCAGCTCATTTTAGGGGTGAAAAATTGTACGAAATTATTTCGGATTTATTGAATATTTCCACTATATATACATTGTATGCTAGCTTTCTTTTAAGCTTAACGATTAAATATATTTGGACTTGGCATGTAGAATATGATTTTATCGAAACAGCATGTGCCTCGTCTTCAAAGGTAAATATCACTTTATCAACACCTTCTATTCTGCAAATTTATGAGTGGATGTCTAACTCATTATTAGGTTGGATTGCAAGATATATTCGCAGAAAAGAAAGTTCGGGTGACGATTCTGAAGGTTTTCATTCTTTCTCTTAAAACTCATTTTTAAAAAATGACTGGAGGAAGAAAGATGAAACGTACTAAAAACCTTTTTGTAATTATTGTAGTTATGATATCTGCCTTTGCACTTTCTGCATGTTCCGCACAGAATTCAAGTGGAGATAGTTTTTTTCAACATGTATTCGTTCATCCATTTGGATCAGCCATTCATAGTATCGCGAATTTATTTAATGGCAGCTTCGGATTGTCAATCATACTGATTACACTGATTATTCGACTAATTTTGTTGCCATTGATGTTAAAACAGTATAAAAATCAACAGCATATGAAGGAAAAGATGGACTTGTTAAAGCCTGAAATGGATGATATCCAGAAAAAGATTAAGGCTGCCAAGGACCAGAAACAACAACAAGAGCTACAGCAGGAAATGTTTGGATTATATAAAAAGCACGGAGTTAATCCACTTTCTATCGGCTGTCTTCCAATGCTTATTCAAATGCCGATCTTAATGGGGTTTTATTATGCAATCAGGGGCTCAGAAGAAATTGCAACACACTCGTTCCTATAGTTCAGCCTAGGACAGCCGGATATTTGGATTACGGCAATTGCCGGGATTGTTTACTATGTACAATTTAAAGTATCAATGTCAAATATGCCTACTCAAAATCAATCGCAAATGCGATTTATGGGGCTCATATCTCCGCTTATGATCTTGATATTCTCTCTAAATGCTCCGGCGGCACTCCCTCTTTATTGGGCAGTCGGTGGGACTTTCTTAATCTTTCAGTCCATGTTAGGGAAGAAGTTATACCAGCCAAAACCAAACAAAGCAGTTAAAGCAGAAAACATATAGCAAAAAATAGGCCTGTTAGTCATCAACGCTAACAGGCTTATTTTTTATTTATATGTTGATGAAATATAGAGACGTCTGGCTTACCAATCGGGCATGCATGCACTGATTTAGAGGGTAGTCTACTTGACCTTTATGTTTTGTCCAGTTAAGTGTAGCCCATTCAGACCTAAATCATTAATAAGAGAGCTTTTTTACTCAAGAAATGCGGCCGATTGCTGAAGATTAATAAAGCTTCTATTAGCTGGCTTTAGTTGTAGACTAAAAAAGGAGCCTATGATTGGGAAAGGTTCCTTTTTTTCCATTTAATGTTTTTAAGGCTGCCATATTTCTAACATATTCCCATCTGGATCGTAAAATTTAAAGTTAGATCCAAAAGGCTTATTTTCTGGAATTCCAGATACGATGTTTACTCCGTTTTCCTTGAAACGATTGTACATTTTTTGGATACAGGGAGTAATGAAACAAGCTATAGGGTGTCGATCAACGCAGTCAATTGTAAAACCTAAACTCCCATCCCGTCTCTTTGCTTTCACAAGGAATATAGCTGGTACCGTTTGCCTTAGATCTGGTCCAGGAAAATCCCCATTATGATCAGGAAATCTTAGGATCGATAGTTCCATCCCCGGCTTTACAGGATTATGGCTTGTAGGTTCACAACCAAAATTTTTTTGATACCATTTAATAGACTTGTAAACATCTTTAACTGGAATGTAAATACAAGTTACTCCTGTTATGTCTTCTTCCAGTATTCCCCCAAAATTGATATCTTCATTAATCTGCATTTTCTTATTTCTCCCTTCTTATTTCACTCTAGCACAAGAATCATCTATGACTATATTCTCTTCCAACCCAAAATTACCTGGTTTTGTATACGTTATTCAGGAACATCTTTATACATATAAAAAACTGTCTGCTTACAAACAAATAGCCAATTATGCCCGGTTCTCATGGTGGTTGAGAGTCTTACTCCATTAAATGGCCCTAAAACGGAAAATGAGCGCCAATTCCTCTGGAATCGCGCCCTATGTTGAAGATGTTTATAAAAGATTCTTACCTATAATCAGGATGTGCTAACAGTTTGTTTAATTTAAATTTTACTTCTTATCTAAAATGTTGTAAGACTGTGCCTTGTCCACTTTCTGTCTCAATTTCAGCATATACACCGTTTATTAAAGTAATTTGAGGTGGAAGGTGTCCACAATCAATATCGTATATTATTGGAATTTGAAGTTCTTCAGAGAGTTCCTTATATACATCTACATCTGTATATTCTTTGACAGGAGTATTAGCTGAACTTCTTCCGAACATTATACCTGTAGAATTATCAAACCACCCAGCCAATTTCATTTGAATAAGAGACCGACGCAAATCTGTAGTTGATAGATTGCAATTTTCAAAAAACCAAATAATTGGTTCATTTTGAATATACTTTTCCCTAAAGGTAGAAACATCTCCATATGGCGTTCCGATTATATGTCTGATAATATCAATACACCCTCCGAGTAAACGTCCCTGTATCTTGACATGATTGTTTGTAATGGTTTTCCATTTAGTTTGTTCTGTTAAATTGAAAATACATGGAGTAGGTTTATCGAACTGCCATTCTTTTTGGTATTTTTCTGATGAATGTTGTTGGATTGTCCCGCCTGTTTTAGTGGATAAAACAGACTGCCACATTGCTGTCGTTTTATCTGAATATTCTCCTCTTAAATCAACAAAATTTGTTCCGTGAGCAGTAGCGATACCAGTTTTTAGAGTAATAGCTAATAGTAATAGACTCGTATCAGAATAGCCTAATATCCATTTATTCTTTATGTTTTCGAAGTCGATGTATTCAAGCACCTCAATTAGTAATTCTCCACCCCATGGAGGAATGATAAGATGAATATCTTCATCCTGCATCATTTTATTAAACTCTTCAGCCCGAAATTTAGCTGGCGAAGACCTTACCTTATTTTGAGTCCAAACTGTATCGCCACAAATAACATCAAACCCTTTTGATTTTACACGGTTACTGGCAGTTTCTATAAGGCCATGTAATTCTTTTGGGACACCTGATGATGGTGCTGTAACCCCTATTGTTGCCTTTTCTAGTAAAAAAGGATATTTTATCATAAACGATCCCTCCTAAACTTTTTTATTATTTTACCATTTTATGGTTGGGTTTCGTGCCGGAATTACGGTTTATTTTAGTTCTATTTTTGAAAAAATATGTTCAACAATCTGGACCGTTTACTGAATAAAAGGACACACAGGAAGGGCATCTTTCTCCAATCAATACTACCTATTTTATATACATATATATCAAAAAAGAGGATATTAGCTCTTATATTGAACTAAATATCCTCTGTTAATTATAGTACAGTTAATTCCTTGTCCGGTTTTTGGGTCGGGATTGAGTGACTTCTTCAAAGAAAAAAGGAGTGGAAATGGTATGAGAAATTCCGTCTCCTTTTTACTCTTATCGTTGCATACTAATTGAAAACTGGGTCAAGGAACCTGTCCCCCTGGCCCAGCACAACTTTTTGTATGACGCTATATATTGAAAAAGGGAAGGAATTTAGATTAGGCATCTTGAAGTTTTAAGTATACTGTAGCATGTAGAATAGGAGATTGAAAATTTAACTTTATTCCAAATCATTGTCAATGAACGATCCTAACAGAATCATTTACTTTTATAGTGAGGTGGTGGAAATTTGAAGGCGGATGCTGTTTTTGAAGGTGGCGGGGCTAGGGGAATGGCTTTTGTTGGAGCGATTCAAGCAATGGAAGAGGAAAATGTGGAATGGGAAAGGTTGGCTGGAACATCAGCGGGAGCATTAATTGCTTCTCTTTTGGCAAGCGGTTACACAAGCTGTGAAATAAGAGATCGTCTGAGTGTACTTGATTTTTCAAGGCTGCGAGGTAAGACAACTTTGCATCGAATTCCCGTTTTCGGCATTCTTTTAGAATTTATGATTCATCTTGGACTTTATAAAAACGATTATTTGGAATCGTGGGTGGATTCACTTCTTCTAGAAAAAGGCATTAAGACATTTGCGGATCTGCCAGATGGGAAGTTGAAGATTATTGCTTCTGATATTTCGAATGGGCAAATGCTTATTTTGCCAGATGATTTGGGCCGCTACAGGATGACTCCTGCTGATTTAAATATTTCAACTGCGGTTATGATGAGTGCATCTTTGCCATTTTTCTACCGTCCGGTTATATGGAAAACAAAAGATCGTAAAAAATCCTACATTTTAGATGGCGGTTTACTAAGTAACTTTCCAATATGGTTATTTGATACTGAAAATCCTCGGTTTCCAACGTTCGGCTTCCGTTTTGTGAAAGATGAAATTAATATAGATCCAGTTATACCTACGCCAATCCACCTTATTAAAAATATTTATAAAACGATGCTTCAAGCCCATGATTTACGACATTTGAGCGAAGATACGATTGAACGCACAATTCAAATTCCAACTGGAGACATCAACACAACTGATTATGAACTGAATGAGGAGGAAATCGAGTTTCTCTATAAGTCAGGCTATACTTCTACAAAAGAATTTTTATCTAAGTGGGATTTTGAACAATATAAGGTTAAAAGAATGCATAGAAAAAATAGATAAAGAAAAACGCAATTCTATATAAGTAACGAGTTCTGTATTAAAGTACAAAATAAGAATTAACATTGCTTTTCGGATAGTAATTCGTACTAAGATGAAAAAGCAATTGGCAAGTAAATCAGCAAAGAACATATACTTCGAACATTTTTTATACCAAGATAAGCACCCGATTAAGCGATTTCTAAATCTTCACGAATCGCCTAGAAATAAGCTACTAAAATAAGCGGAGAAATTACTCCTATTGAGGAAATAGCACGAAAAATTGATTAAATAGACGGAAAGATTCCGCCTATTTAATCGAAAAAGATGAAAATGAACCATTTTACTTTGCTTAACCGGAACAACTCCGTTTATATCCCCAAAACCGAGTTCCATTCTTCAGTATAACCGGAACAACTCCGCTTATTTAAACGATCAGTTACTCAATTAAGGATAAGCAAGAGGGTCTGCTTTATTTATCCGCCTCTCAGACATCATCATCCACCCCTGGTATCCAGGATTCTATTTACAAAAAATATGTTTCCCAATTTTTTTTATTTGTGGTCTGCCCCATATCCAGCTACTTGTGGCTGTATCAGGATTAAAATAATAACTCGCATTTTCTGTCGGATCCCAGCCATTAATAGCATCAAGGACAGCTTTTTTTGATGTTTCATTAGGAGTAAGCCAAATTTGTCCGTCAGCTACCGCAGTAAAAGCCAATGGTTCAAAGATAACACCTGATACTGTGTTAGGAAATGTTGGGCTCTCCACTCGGTTTAAAATAACAGCTGCGACTGCAACTTGTCCAATATAAGGTTCACCACGCGATTCTCCATGAACAGCATTAGCCATGAGTTGAATATCATTTTGAGAAAAACCAGCTGGAACATTAATAGCTGTTTGTTTTTGAGCTTGATCAGCTCCCTTTTTGTAATCATATTTTGTTACACTAACAAGCTTTTGCCTCGTTTTTAAACCAGCTAACCCATCGACAGGGAGTCCGAATTCAGATTGAAAATTCCGAAGCGCCCAATATGTTCCCCAGCCAAAAACACCATCAATTTCCCCTTTGTAAAAGCCAATATACTTTAGACGAGATTGCAACTCAATTACATCATCCCCAGCTGATCCTCGTTGAATAACTTGGTTTGAAAAGGCTTCAGTGTTGTTTTCCTGGAGTGTTAAAATCGTTCCACTTAAAAGAATGACTAAAAGAATAAATATATATTTCTTCTTCTTCATAATTCTCATCATTTTCCTCCTGCTCATTAACATACTGTTATTTTTTGTTACGAGTAAATTTTTATTCAATTAAAGGATCAAGTAGCTACAATAAAATGAAATTCCCTGCAATGAACATCTACAATTGTTTTTAAAAAATGTGCAAACATCTGAAGTTTTAAAAGGAAACGCTATTTTTGCTTCTATGAAAAATGAGTTTCATGAGCTATCAGTTAAACAAAACAGTGTTTTACTCATTTTTCCAATTGTGATTCATCGTTTACAATACGGGTGTACATGAAAGGAAAGGAGGTTTGAAGTGATTAATCAAATCATTTTGGTCGGTCGTCTAACGAAGGATCCTGAAATTCGGTACACAGCGGATGGGTCCCCAGTCGCCAATATTACTCTTGCTGTTAGCCGAAATTTTAGAAATGCCGCCGGGGAAATTGAAACAGATTTCGTCAATTGCACAGTTTGGCGCCGTACAGCTGAGAACACGGCAAACTATTGCCGAAAAGGATCAGTTGTTGGTGTCACAGGCCGTATCCAAACACGCAGTTATGAAAATGCGGAACGAAATCGAGTGTATGTCACAGAAGTTGTGGCTGATTCAGTCCGCTTCATGAGCAGTAAGCCGCGTGAATTAGTTGAGCAGGAAAATTAAATTGTCTCCGACTTTTCTTCATTAGAGAAAATCAATGGTATCCCCTTTAGACCTCAAAGTGGAAGGCTGATCACGAGGTGATCAGCCGATTTTTTTAGACAGAGGTGGTATAATAGGTGAAAAGGGAGGTGAAAGGAATGGAAGAGATATTAAAGCAATTTATGACTAGTATTGATAGCAAAATAGACCAATATATGCTGAATACCGAAAAGAAGCTGGATCAAATCTCTAAGGATGTTCAAGATGTTAAGGGTGGTCTCGTTCGGTTAGAAGGAGGAATGGGACATCTAGAAACTAGAGTTGATAAATTGGAAACAAAAGTGAATAACGTAGAAACCAAGTTGGATAATTTAGAAACAAAAGTGAATAACGTAGAAACAAAAGTCGACAACATGGCTACAGAATTCAGAAGTCACTTTGTAAAAATCGAGACAGAACTAGAACAACATCGTGGCGCCATTAAAGTGCATGAAATGAACATCAATGATTTAAAAACAGGCATAACCCATTTAAGCTCAAAAATGGGAATTCATGATACAAGAATTAAGGTAATGGAAGAAAGACTCAAAATTTAACCCACAAAAAAACGACAGCCGAAACTGTCGCTTTACTTAGATGCTTTCTTCTCTATTAACTTTACAAGCTTCTCCCACTGCGGGGCTTTTTTTTCTGTTGTTTTCTTTTTACTCTTTTGTTTTGTTGCCACAACCTAAAACCCCTTCCTAACTCATCGATAAGGTAAAGAGCTCTTCAAGTTCATCTGATGAAAGCTCTGTGATCCAGTTTTCACTTTGAATAATTTCGTCGTTTAATGATTGTTTTTTCTCAAGCATATCATCGATTTTTTCTTCAATTGTTCCGGTTGTAACGAGCTTATGCACATGGACGAACCGTTCCTGTCCGATCCGGTAGGCTCTGTCTGTTGCTTGATTTTCAACAGCGGGATTCCACCAGCGATCATAATGGATAACATGATTTGCTGCGGTTAAGTTCAACCCTGTTCCACCGGCCTTTAACGATAGAATTAAGAAAGGAAACTCCTTGCGCTGAAAGTCATCAACCATCCGATCACGCTCTGCCTTCATCACGCTTCCGTTTAAGAACAGAACCTTTTCGCCAAATTCCTTTTCAAGCAGCTTCTTCATCATCTCACCCATCCCGATATATTGCGTGAAAATCAAACAGCTTTCCTGCTGCTCACGAATGGACGTTGTTAATTCTAATAGCTTCTCAATTTTATGAGACCTCTTTACAAGATCCTTCGGCTGCTGCTCCTTCAAATAAAGAGCAGGATGATTACAGATTTGCTTCAGCTTTCCGAGCATCTTCAAAATCAATGCCTTACGCTGCATTCCTGCCAAAGAATTAACTTGTTCAAATGTATCCTTCACAAGCTGCTCATATAATGATGCTTGCTCAATTGAAAGTGGAATATATTCTTTCTGCTCCTGTTTTTCGGGAAGATTAAGGGCTACCTGTTCATCCCGTTTTGTTCTTCTTAATAAAAACGGCTTAATATAGCGTTGGAGCTGTTCAATCTGTTCCACATTTCGATCTTTTTCAATCGGTAATACATAGCGCTTATGAAAGCTATGCAAACTTCCTAAATACCCGTGGTTGAGAAAATCGTAGATCGACCAAAGCTCTGTTAAGCGGTTTTCCATCGGTGTCCCTGTTAAGGCAATATGGTGCTGTCCGCGCAGCTTACGAATCGCTTTTGACTGCTTTGTATGGGCATTTTTAATATTTTGCGCTTCATCAAGGCAAATCGTGCTCCACGGAATCGCTGAGATTTCCTCAAAATCAGCATGTGACAAGCCGTAAGAGGTGATGACAACATCATAATCTTTAATGGATCCCGCAAATCTCTCTTCCTTCGGTCGATTCGGACCATAATGAAGCTTCACACGAAGATGTGGAGCGAACTTTTCAAATTCCTTCTGCCAGTTTCCAAGCACCGATGTCGGGGCAATAATGAGTGCCGGCTGCTCAGGTTTTTCCGTTTCTAATACATAAGAAAAATAAGCAATCATTTGAATCGTTTTTCCTAACCCCATATCATCGGCTAAGCAGGCACCAAACGATACACTTCGTAAAAACAACAGCCAATCCACACCGTTCTGCTGATAAGGACGTAGCGAGCCTTGAAAATCAGCTGGAACCTCGTGTGTTGGAAGCTCATTTGTATCCGTAAGCTTACGCAGCATTCCTTTCATTTGCTGACTCAATTCAATTTGAATATTTGCAAATGCACGGGTATCCATGATTTCATCCCCGTCTTCATCAATATCCTTTGCATTCAGCTCCTGATGAAGAATGTCTGAAAAATGCAAGCCCTCTTTATCCGCTCGTTTTAAAATGGCCTGCACTTGCTTAATAAACGCAGGATCAAGCTTAATCCATTGTCCTTTAAAATTCACTAAGCGACGCTGCTCAGAAACAAGCTTTAGAAATTCCTCTTCACTCATTTCTACTCCATTGGTCGCAAAGCGCCAGTTAAAATCAATCAAAGAATTCATGCCGACAAAAGATTGACCGCGTGGAGTAGAGGAAACCTTTGCTTTCAACATAAGCTGTGATTCCTTGACAACCTGCCACCATGATGGAAGGAGAATCTCCACACCCATATTAATCAATGTTTCACTTGCATCTGTTAAAAACAACCATGCTTCATCCTCAGTGACATACGTTGTTCCTGTTTCAAAGCTTAACCATGGAACAATCTCGGAAAAACGCTCCTGCTCACGTTCAATTTTCTCCATATAAGGATGCCACTTCTTAGGCAGATCACTCTTACCCTGATAATGAACCAGCTCATCAAGATTGCTCTTGCTTCGTAAAATAATTTCAAGCTGCCATTCATCTGTATCTGTTTCCGGCTCATTAAGACGCAGCCCAACCGTGAAGGGAGTCTCATCCTTATGCCAGCCAATCTTTTCAAGAAAATCAGCTTCATCGATAAAATGACCTTGAAACGTTGTGAGCACCGGGTATGACTGCAAAATCTCTTCCCATGCTGCATGAAGAATTTGATCGTGGGCAATCATATCTGTGATCGCGGCTGAAAACCAATCAAGAGCAAATCCCTCCAACTCATTGTGGGCATCCTTGAACTTCATCACACCATTTTTCCAGCCTTCAAAATCAGGCACATATTCTCCGTTTGAAATCAACTCATAAATATCATGGGCAATATCGGCTAACCTTTGCGCATC encodes:
- a CDS encoding single-stranded DNA-binding protein, encoding MINQIILVGRLTKDPEIRYTADGSPVANITLAVSRNFRNAAGEIETDFVNCTVWRRTAENTANYCRKGSVVGVTGRIQTRSYENAERNRVYVTEVVADSVRFMSSKPRELVEQEN
- a CDS encoding DEAD/DEAH box helicase, which codes for MINTIEIVLHAEQIENNHFYVHCTSAHDDHQLEIDEFARYLFTWHESSFFGTKLEDISYIGLPAVQLSPWMMVELLGKETYNSLASIELSDDAQRLADIAHDIYELISNGEYVPDFEGWKNGVMKFKDAHNELEGFALDWFSAAITDMIAHDQILHAAWEEILQSYPVLTTFQGHFIDEADFLEKIGWHKDETPFTVGLRLNEPETDTDEWQLEIILRSKSNLDELVHYQGKSDLPKKWHPYMEKIEREQERFSEIVPWLSFETGTTYVTEDEAWLFLTDASETLINMGVEILLPSWWQVVKESQLMLKAKVSSTPRGQSFVGMNSLIDFNWRFATNGVEMSEEEFLKLVSEQRRLVNFKGQWIKLDPAFIKQVQAILKRADKEGLHFSDILHQELNAKDIDEDGDEIMDTRAFANIQIELSQQMKGMLRKLTDTNELPTHEVPADFQGSLRPYQQNGVDWLLFLRSVSFGACLADDMGLGKTIQMIAYFSYVLETEKPEQPALIIAPTSVLGNWQKEFEKFAPHLRVKLHYGPNRPKEERFAGSIKDYDVVITSYGLSHADFEEISAIPWSTICLDEAQNIKNAHTKQSKAIRKLRGQHHIALTGTPMENRLTELWSIYDFLNHGYLGSLHSFHKRYVLPIEKDRNVEQIEQLQRYIKPFLLRRTKRDEQVALNLPEKQEQKEYIPLSIEQASLYEQLVKDTFEQVNSLAGMQRKALILKMLGKLKQICNHPALYLKEQQPKDLVKRSHKIEKLLELTTSIREQQESCLIFTQYIGMGEMMKKLLEKEFGEKVLFLNGSVMKAERDRMVDDFQRKEFPFLILSLKAGGTGLNLTAANHVIHYDRWWNPAVENQATDRAYRIGQERFVHVHKLVTTGTIEEKIDDMLEKKQSLNDEIIQSENWITELSSDELEELFTLSMS